A single Anopheles arabiensis isolate DONGOLA chromosome 2, AaraD3, whole genome shotgun sequence DNA region contains:
- the LOC120894690 gene encoding uncharacterized protein LOC120894690 isoform X1 produces MNTPVSGAPETALTPIAGGQLWYQGVEKCLLSYFRDCQPTQEGFELNIFVDGLPLHKSSRTQFWPILMQAHNVPHTPVMTVAIFCGESNPLFVKEFLQPFVDEMNRLYVTGLTIKSRSYWVEARAIIADAPARAFIKGVKSHKAYSACM; encoded by the exons ATGAACACGCCTGTGTCCGGAGCACCGGAGACAGCCCTTACACCCATCGCAGGTGGGCAGCTGTGGTACCagggtgtggaaaaatgccTGCTTTCATATTTTCG CGATTGTCAGCCAACCCAGGAGGGGTTCGAGTTGAACATTTTTGTGGATGGCCTACCCCTGCACAAGAGCAGTCGGACCCAATTTTGGCCAATTCTCATGCAGGCTCATAACGTTCCACATACTCCTGTAATGACGGTTGCGATATTCTGTGGCGAATCAAACCCGTTATTCGTCAAGGAGTTTTTGCAGCCGTTTGTGGACGAAATGAACAGACTGTATGTGACAGGTCTGACAATTAAATCCCGCTCTTACTGGGTGGAAGCGCGTGCAATAATTGCAGACGCTCCGGCACGAGCATTTATTAAAG gtGTTAAATCGCATAAGGCGTACAGCGCCTGCATGTAA
- the LOC120894690 gene encoding uncharacterized protein LOC120894690 isoform X2, whose translation MASNQDKKSGLMSHAISRLYKQRLEEVERELLLAQQPEPPNVDDRARDAVPVQFEDVPMPMEVIDDAAPLSESEEEGTTDASSGEDTDVEDIQVEVEMPDHPYGDLSCQDGLRMWALQTGQTHRSLNLLLGHLRHHFPQTKLP comes from the exons ATGGCCTCAAATCAGGACAAGAAAAGTGGCTTGATGTCCCATGCAATTTCCCGGCTCTACAAGCAGCGTCTGGAAGAAGTGGAAAGGGAACTCCTTCTTGCCCAGCAGCCAGAACCTCCGAATGTGG ATGACCGAGCGCGTGATGCTGTGCCAGTGCAGTTTGAAGATGTTCCGATGCCCATGGAAGTGATCG ACGATGCTGCTCCGCTTAGCGAAAGCGAGGAGGAAGGTACGACCGACGCAAGCAGCGGCGAGGATACAGACGTGGAGGATATTCAGGTCGAGGTGGAAATGCCAGACCATCCGTACGGAGATCTTTCGTGCCAGGATGGCTTGAGGATGTGGGCCCTGCAAACTGGACAAACTCATCGGAGTTTGAACCTTTTGCTGGGCCATTTGCGACATCACTTCCCCCAGACCAAATTGCCATGA